The Callospermophilus lateralis isolate mCalLat2 chromosome 4, mCalLat2.hap1, whole genome shotgun sequence genomic interval GTCTGCTATGGGCCAAGCAGTATGGTAGATTCTTTCTACATCTGCCATTCAAAATCAGTGAGATATTTTAGAAGTGAAGTTTTTATCCAGTGAGTAGTTTTACCCAGGATTAAAGCATCCACAGCCCTGGGGCTGCACATAGGACTCAGGTTTCCTTAAAGAATATAGTCCTATGCTTAGAACTAAATCATTCTTTATGTGCTGCTTCTGAATTGCATACATGGGTGTTCCTATTTACACATCCAGATATCTGACACATAATTAAGGAAATACTATTGGCTCAGAAGCTCATCACATTTAAAAAAGAAGTCAGGAAAGGTAAGTCACTAGCTTTATGTGCTAATATAATTACTGGATGGCATGACAAGGTTTTTTCCTTGTAATAATATTAAATAGTAATGTAcacttttaagaaaattaaaatacctTATGTGAACATACTTAGAAGTTAGTTCAAGCTTATATCCTTACACTGCCTTCTAAAATTTTATCTAATTTTATAATTAATACattcaacatgtatttttaatttaaatgtaattttttaaaaaatatttttagttatagatggacacatacctttatttatttatctttatgtggtgaagaccaaacctagtgcctcacacgtgctattcaaacattctaccactgagccgtaaccccagccctgtttttataataaaaaacagtttaaatttatttaatttttaagaatCTTTGAAACTATTATTGTCAAAATTGAGCAAGGCTTTGCCTCTTCAGGCTACTTTTTTTACCTAAAGTTATTTTGAAGAGTTGTTTTCATTAGGTCACTTGTTTATTGGCCAGagttaatatttatatttgtgcCCCTCTAATTAGGAAAGTAAAGAGCGATATGAGAGGAGAGGAGAGTCGGGAAGGTTCCAGCTATGTGACCTGAGTAGCAAGTCCCTCTCGGCTGTGCATCAGGAGAGGTGTCATCTCTAGCCTCTCCAGATCCCAATGTGCAAGAGACTTGCACATCAAATCTAAACTTTATTTAAGTTTAACAGTGCTATCTACCTTCTGGGTCTAGCCCTTGGTGTCCTCCTTTGCTTTGACTAGAATATAAACTTTGTTCAGTCTTGTCCCAAATAAGAAGTTCCAAGCAATTAGGCATTTGATAGGTGTGTGAGACTCAATCAGATTAAAAGTGTGAAGTTGAATTTCTAAGCAAATCTGAAGAGTACTGTGTGATTCACATTCTGTCATTTgtgttgttacatatcttgggaGGTTTGGTATCTTGTGATCTTCCACTGAAGGTGTTAAAGACAACATGGACTGGACTCTTAAAATTTGACATTTTGATTCTAATCAAAACACGAGTGTCAAATGCTGTTCTCTGTTGCATTGTTTATCTATTACATATCCCACAATTTATTCTTATCTTTCCTGCCTAGGTCGAACTGGAAGGTACACACTTATAGAAAAATGGAGAGATACTGAAAGACATTTAGCACCTCATGAAAATCCTATCATATCCTTAAACAAATGGGGGCAGTACGCTAGTGATGTACAGTTAATTCTGCGTCGAACGGGGCCATCTCTCAGTGAAAGACCCACTTCAGATAGTGTGGCTCGAATTCCTGAAAGAACTTTATACAGGCAGAGTCTCCCCCCATTAGCCAAACTGAGGCCTCAAATTGACAAATCAATCAAAAGAAGAGAACCTAAAAGAAAATCGTTGACATTTACAGGAGGTGCCAAAGGATTGATGGACATTTTTGGAAAAAGTAAAGAAACTGAATTTAAGCAAAAGGTGCTGAATAACTgcaaaacaacagcagatgagttgAAGAAACTGATTCGTTTGCAGACAGAGAAGCTTCAATCCATTGAGAAGCAGTTAGAATCTAATGAAATAGAAATACGATTTTGGGAGCAAAAGTATAATTCTAACCTTGAAGAGGAAATTGTCCGCCTGGAGCAAAAGATCAAAAGAAATGATGTAGAAATTGAGGAGGAAGAATTTTGGGAAAATGAATTACAGATTGAACAGGAAAATGAAAAGCAGCTAAAGGATCAACTTCAAGAAATAAGACAGAAAATCACAGAGTGTGAAAGCAAATTAAAGGACTATTTGGCACAAATCCAGACTATGGAAAGTGGTCTTGAAGCAGAAAAATTGCAACGGGAAGTTCAGGAGGCACAAATCAACGAGGAAGAGGTTAAAGGACAGATTGGTAAGGTCAAAGGGGAGATTGACATCCAGGGCCAGCAGAGCTTGAGGTTGGAAAATGGTATTAAAGCTGTGGAAAGATCTCTTGGACAGGCCACCAAACGACTACAGgtaagaacatttttattaacaGGATGTTTCATCTATTTAAAGAATATATTCCTGGACTCTTTTTTGAGTGTTTCCCTTGATTTTAAAGGACTTCATTTTTCTGTATTTCAAGAATTAGAAACCTAGTTTTGTTTAAAAGTCTCATAGAATTTTTGTGATGTATGGCAAAGTTCAGATATAACACCACACTGATGGGTGCTCAATGGAAGAGGCTTTTCACTGTGACAATTGTGACATTAGGTGATTGTATATAGAAGAGCACAACCTCAGAAGGGTCAACCCTAGACCTGGAATGGATACTAATGATGAGATAATGCACCTGACCTTCTCCTTTCAGAGGGAAACCCAAGCCAGATGAGATTACAAAGATTGATTGAccaagggttgtgtctgactgcTTGTCTGTCAGTCCTCCATTGTCAAGCCCcagcttttttcctttttcccagtCACCTTCCCGCCTCTCCTCTCCCTCATATCCCTCTTTACTTTCCTAATTAGAGGGGCACAAAGGAGGGGCATACTCTCCAACTTCCCTCTCCCTGGTACCTATATAAGAACGTTTATATTTTACCACTTAAACTCTGATCACTCAACTTACATTTCTTGGATACCCATTCTTGAAAACACAGTAGTGGTTATACAGGAGTTGTAAAGATTTATGAAACAGTTGCTAACAGATGAAATGAAAAAGACAATTGATGgctgtttaaatttaaattaattaaaatcaatattcagtaaattagtttaaaatataaaataattttaaaattctgtgtTTGGTCACAGTCACATTTCAGGTGTTTGATAGTACATGCAGCTGTTGATTAGATAGCACAAATGCCGAACTTTTCCAAGAAGTTCTGTCAGATAGAACTAGTTGGAAGCTCACTACTCAAAGTATAGTTCACAGCAGGCAGTTCAGGACACACTTACTAGAAATTCAGAATCTTTATGTATTGAGAGCCCCAAATAGTACCAAATAGCACACTATGTTTGAGAAGAGCTGCTTTAATATTGATACATACCGTCCCTCTGGGAAAGCTGAGATTTCCAGAAGAACCAAGATGGTTTCCTTTCTCTGTCTGTCACTAACTGGTAAGACATAATACTACCACCAAAATTTTGAAAATCAGGAATTTCTCATTTGTTAGCATTTTACTA includes:
- the Rassf8 gene encoding ras association domain-containing protein 8, with translation MELKVWVDGVQRIVCGVTEVTTCQEVVIALAQAIGRTGRYTLIEKWRDTERHLAPHENPIISLNKWGQYASDVQLILRRTGPSLSERPTSDSVARIPERTLYRQSLPPLAKLRPQIDKSIKRREPKRKSLTFTGGAKGLMDIFGKSKETEFKQKVLNNCKTTADELKKLIRLQTEKLQSIEKQLESNEIEIRFWEQKYNSNLEEEIVRLEQKIKRNDVEIEEEEFWENELQIEQENEKQLKDQLQEIRQKITECESKLKDYLAQIQTMESGLEAEKLQREVQEAQINEEEVKGQIGKVKGEIDIQGQQSLRLENGIKAVERSLGQATKRLQDKEQELEQLTKELRQVNLQQFIQQTGTKVTVLPAEPIEIEASQADIEREAPFQSGSLKRPGSSRQLPSNLRILQNPISSGFNPEGIYV